The following proteins are encoded in a genomic region of Gossypium hirsutum isolate 1008001.06 chromosome D05, Gossypium_hirsutum_v2.1, whole genome shotgun sequence:
- the LOC107905892 gene encoding helicase-like transcription factor CHR28 isoform X1, with the protein MMMTGEDNYNGSSGFLSTGYPSADFEFDGLSIDLDDFNRILEETPGSLQSNPEDPSFRNMSQGESAPETNQFQSELLSSEFAFGDLLRYPSEASDARAGSLGGLFDYHRELEPPAHDSLVQTSSASFQDFFSTGKGTSCTERGQMSVLQIPSCSTASSFAEIDHNLVLDHGDNLNFDLVDNRNGTESKNIAEEFDNKNALHDLSVENMNFVFDNCGAILTNTLETPEAPENEVAMPMEFSSVDANLTSHNVTSNESSFCHGYDIVSDVSDPCSVLPNCMNGDVGYFAHSSMHCWYNSSNFMFKESKEGEVIEFPTESACSSSRMIFHDQGRTNNGSVPQLSLTDFSDVKQQHFDVKGNGHILSACGKLSYTANNRLFDDNGSVQPFNRIAFCAKNEYDKFVTPGNIFCHSTEGFDRAGWSKSINRVDSLEESKQFLSDVPPISKKVLMVNGKDAHHSPQDINLTVSTQTSLGGVHLEQYLPSSHPITSSMVHFGCFEHEKRSRLIPSRSIGLSKVSPESIHSTSSDCRSHVDDDPDICILEDISQPARSHQSMVLVKKTPSLSNVTFSNPHHNSGMGGIRLKGNDERLIFRVALQGLSQPKSEASPPDGVLTVPLLRHQRIALSWMTQKEKAGSHCWGGILADDQGLGKTVSTIALILNERPPSSRASSQDMTKVGMEMLNLDDDDDDDKDDVGDEEGRKQESDSSQVMSNGASNKSSSPSGQAKGRPAAGTLIVCPTSVLRQWAEELHNKVTSKANLSVLVYHGSNRTKDPFELAKYDVVITTYSIVSMEVPKQPPACGDDDEKGKWESENASSNDFPESRKRKCPSSSNKKGVKHKKGADELLLDSVSRPLAKVGWFRIVLDEAQSIKNHRTQVARACWGLRAKRRWCLSGTPIQNAIDDLYSYFRFLRYDPYAVYKSFCSAIKIPISKNPAKGYPKLQAILQTIMLRRTKATLLDGKPIINLPPKVIELKKVEFTEEERDFYSRLESDSRAQFKEYAAAGTVKQNYVNILLMLLRLRQACDHPLLVRGFDSNSSQRLSIETAKKLPQERLTFLLSCLSSLSLCGICNDPPEDAVVAVCGHVFCNQCISEHLTGDDYQCPTANCKVRLGASSVFSNATLNSSLTELPSRESSLNSSGSKVAEVIGPYSEDSLYGSSKIKAALDVLKSLAKPQDDRLKISGCPEGSSGLQSGDSPNGYHEEKIPVTGESLNGSSKVLGEKAIVFSQWTRMLDLFEACLKSSSIQYRRLDGTMSVASRDKAVKDFNTLPEVLMASYFVLCFFVFYHEVSVMIMSLKAASLGLNMVAACHVLLLDLWWNPTTEDQAIDRAHRIGQTRPVTVLRLTVKDTVEDRILALQHKKREMVASAFGEDETGVRQSRLTVEDLEYLFMA; encoded by the exons ATGATGATGACTGGGGAGGATAACTATAATGGTAGCTCTGGTTTCTTGTCAACTGGTTATCCCTCGGCCGATTTTGAGTTCGATGGTCTAAGCATCGATCTCGACGACTTCAATCGCATTCTTGAAGAGACTCCTGGTTCTTTGCAG AGCAATCCAGAAGATCCATCATTTAGAAATATGTCTCAAGGGGAGTCGGCTCCTGAAACCAACCAATTTCAGAGTG AGTTGCTTTCATCGGAGTTTGCTTTTGGAGATCTTTTAAGATATCCTTCTGAGGCTTCAGATGCCAGGGCAGGGTCTCTAGGTGGCTTATTTGATTATCATAGGGAATTGGAACCGCCTGCACATGATTCTCTGGTCCAGACATCCTCTGCAAGTTTTCAAGACTTCTTTTCGACTGGTAAAGGGACATCCTGCACGGAGAGGGGTCAAATGTCTGTGCTTCAGATTCCTAGCTGTAGTACAGCATCTAGTTTTGCTGAGATAGATCACAACCTTGTGTTAGATCATGGagataatttaaattttgatcttGTGGATAATAGAAATGGTACAGAATCCAAGAATATCGCAGAGGAGTTTGACAACAAAA ATGCTTTGCACGACCTTTCTGTTGAGAACATGAACTTTGTATTTGATAATTGTGGTGCCATTCTAACTAATACGTTGGAAACCCCAGAAGCTCCTGAAAATGAGGTAGCTATGCCTATGGAGTTTTCCTCCGTTGATGCTAATTTGACTTCACATAATGTCACTTCTAATGAGTCTTCCTTTTGTCACGGTTATGATATTGTTAGTGATGTTAGTGATCCTTGTTCAGTTTTACCTAATTGCATGAATGGAGATGTTGGGTATTTTGCTCATTCCTCAATGCACTGTTGGTATAATTCctcaaattttatgtttaaagaaaGTAAGGAGGGTGAAGTGATTGAATTTCCAACTGAGAGTGCATGTTCAAGTAGTAGGATGATTTTTCATGATCAGGGAAGGACGAATAATGGTTCTGTGCCACAGCTCTCATTGACTGATTTCTCAGATGTAAAGCAACAGCATTTTGATGTTAAAGGAAATGGACATATTTTATCAGCATGTGGAAAGTTGTCATATACTGCTAATAATAGGCTTTTTGATGACAATGGATCAGTGCAACCATTCAATCGCATTGCTTTTTGTGCAAAGAATGAATATGATAAATTTGTTACACCTGGCAACATCTTCTGCCATTCTACTGAAGGTTTTGATAGAGCTGGATGGAGCAAATCTATTAACAGGGTTGATTCACTTGAAGAATCTAAGCAGTTCTTGTCTGATGTTCCGCCTATATCAAAAAAGGTATTAATGGTTAATGGCAAGGATGCTCATCATTCTCCTCAAGATATAAATCTAACTGTTAGTACTCAAACTTCCCTTGGTGGCGTGCATTTAGAGCAGTATTTACCCAGCTCTCACCCAATTACTTCATCCATGGTGCATTTTGGTTGTTTTGAGCATGAAAAAAGGAGCAGATTAATTCCTTCGAGAAGTATTGGTCTTTCAAAAGTTAGTCCTGAATCTATTCACAGCACTTCATCAGATTGCAGATCtcatgttgatgatgatcctgatATATGTATTCTTGAAGACATCAGTCAGCCTGCCCGCTCACATCAGTCCATGGTGCTCGTTAAGAAGACTCCTAGTCTGTCAAATGTTACATTTAGTAATCCGCATCATAACTCTGGAATGGGGGGTATCAGGCTCAAGGGAAATGATGAGCGGTTAATTTTTCGGGTTGCATTGCAG GGTCTTTCTCAGCCGAAGTCTGAAGCTAGTCCTCCAGATGGTGTTTTAACAGTACCTCTTCTGCGACATCAG AGAATTGCTTTGTCATGGATGACCCAGAAGGAGAAAGCTGGCTCACACTGTTGGGGAGGAATTCTTGCAGATGATCAG GGATTAGGAAAAACTGTATCAACAATTGCACTTATTCTTAATGAAAGGCCTCCTTCTTCTAGAGCATCTTCTCAAGATATGACTAAGGTTGGGATGGAAATGTTAAAtttggatgatgatgatgatgatgataaggaTGATGTGGGTGATGAGGAAGGGAGGAAGCAAGAATCTGACAGCAGTCAAGTTATGTCAAATGGTGCTTCAAATAAAAGCTCTTCTCCATCAGGGCAAGCAAAGGGAAGGCCGGCTGCTGGAACTCTCATTGTATGTCCCACAAGTGTATTGCGGCAATGGGCAGAGGAGTTGCATAATAAGGTGACGAGCAAAGCTAATCTCTCTGTTCTAGTATACCATGGAAGCAACAGAACTAAGGATCCTTTTGAGTTAGCAAAGTATGATGTTGTCATCACTACGTATTCTATTGTTAGCATGGAGGTCCCAAAGCAGCCTCCTGCTTGTGGAGATGACGATGAGAAAGGGAAGTGGGAAAGTGAAAATGCTTCATCTAATGATTTTCCAGAAAGCCGGAAAAGGAAATGCCCTTCTAGTTCTAATAAGAAAGGGGTGAAGCATAAGAAGGGAGCGGATGAATTGCTTCTTGATTCTGTTTCTCGACCTCTTGCAAAAGTTGGATGGTTTAGAATTGTTCTAGATGAGGCCCAAAGCATAAAAAACCATAGAACTCAAGTTGCTAGGGCCTGTTGGGGCCTTCGTGCTAAACGCAGATGGTGCTTGTCTGGGACTCCAATTCAAAATGCCATTGATGACCTTTATAGCTACTTCAGATTTCTGAGATATGACCCTTATGCTGTTTACAAGTCATTTTGTTCTGCCATAAAAATCCCAATTTCTAAAAATCCAGCAAAAGGGTATCCGAAATTGCAAGCTATCTTGCAGACAATAATGTTACGTCGCACCAAAG CTACACTTCTTGATGGGAAACCAATTATTAACTTGCCACCAAAAGTGATAGAACTGAAAAAGGTGGAATTCACAGAGGAGGAACGTGATTTCTACTCCAGACTGGAGTCCGATTCACGTGCTCAGTTTAAA GAGTATGCAGCCGCAGGGACTGTCAAACAAAACTATGTGAATATCTTGTTGATGCTTTTGCGTCTTCGCCAAGCCTGTGATCATCCTCTTCTAGTAAGGGGTTTTGACTCAAACTCTTCTCAGAGATTGTCAATTGAGACTGCAAAGAAGCTTCCTCAGGAGAGGCTAACATTTCTTCTGAGTTGTTTATCTTCTTTGTCCCTATGTGGCATCTGCAAT GATCCACCAGAAGATGCTGTTGTTGCTGTATGTGGTCATGTTTTCTGCAACCAATGCATCTCTGAACATCTCACTGGTGATGACTACCAGTGTCCCACTGCAAATTGCAAAGTTAGACTTGGTGCATCATCTGTGTTTTCAAATGCCACTTTAAACAGTTCTCTCACTGAGCTGCCTAGTCGGGAAAGTTCCCTCAATAGTTCTGGTTCTAAAGTTGCTGAGGTAATTGGGCCTTATTCAGAGGATAGTTTGTATGGTTCTTCCAAAATCAAGGCTGCCCTTGATGTCCTGAAGTCACTAGCTAAACCTCAAGATGATAGATTAAAGATTAGTGGCTGTCCAGAAGGTTCATCTGGCCTCCAATCTGGGGACTCACCAAATGGTTATCATGAAGAAAAAATTCCGGTTACAGGTGAAAGTTTGAATGGTTCTTCTAAGGTACTTGGAGAGAAAGCCATAGTTTTTTCCCAGTGGACGAGGATGTTGGATTTATTTGAAGCCTGTCTTAAAAGTTCTTCCATCCAATATAGAAGACTTGATGGAACTATGTCGGTTGCTTCTAGAGATAAAGCGGTGAAAGATTTCAACACCCTACCGGAGGTTTTAATGGCATCTTATTTTGTTCTCTGTTTCTTTGTCTTCTATCATGAG GTATCTGTTATGATTATGTCTTTGAAAGCTGCCAGCCTTGGGCTGAACATGGTTGCCGCTTGCCATGTTCTTCTGCTGGATCTTTGGTGGAACCCTACAACTGAGGACCAAGCAATTGATAGAGCACATCGAATTGGGCAGACTCGCCCTGTAACTGTTCTACGACTAACTGTGAAAGATACAGTTGAAGATCGTATTTTAGCTCTTCAG CATAAGAAGAGAGAGATGGTTGCATCAGCATTTGGGGAGGATGAAACTGGTGTTCGTCAGTCTCGTCTCACAGTAGAAGACTTGGAATACTTGTTCATGGCATGA
- the LOC107905892 gene encoding helicase-like transcription factor CHR28 isoform X2: MMMTGEDNYNGSSGFLSTGYPSADFEFDGLSIDLDDFNRILEETPGSLQSNPEDPSFRNMSQGESAPETNQFQSELLSSEFAFGDLLRYPSEASDARAGSLGGLFDYHRELEPPAHDSLVQTSSASFQDFFSTGKGTSCTERGQMSVLQIPSCSTASSFAEIDHNLVLDHGDNLNFDLVDNRNGTESKNIAEEFDNKNALHDLSVENMNFVFDNCGAILTNTLETPEAPENEVAMPMEFSSVDANLTSHNVTSNESSFCHGYDIVSDVSDPCSVLPNCMNGDVGYFAHSSMHCWYNSSNFMFKESKEGEVIEFPTESACSSSRMIFHDQGRTNNGSVPQLSLTDFSDVKQQHFDVKGNGHILSACGKLSYTANNRLFDDNGSVQPFNRIAFCAKNEYDKFVTPGNIFCHSTEGFDRAGWSKSINRVDSLEESKQFLSDVPPISKKVLMVNGKDAHHSPQDINLTVSTQTSLGGVHLEQYLPSSHPITSSMVHFGCFEHEKRSRLIPSRSIGLSKVSPESIHSTSSDCRSHVDDDPDICILEDISQPARSHQSMVLVKKTPSLSNVTFSNPHHNSGMGGIRLKGNDERLIFRVALQGLSQPKSEASPPDGVLTVPLLRHQRIALSWMTQKEKAGSHCWGGILADDQGLGKTVSTIALILNERPPSSRASSQDMTKVGMEMLNLDDDDDDDKDDVGDEEGRKQESDSSQVMSNGASNKSSSPSGQAKGRPAAGTLIVCPTSVLRQWAEELHNKVTSKANLSVLVYHGSNRTKDPFELAKYDVVITTYSIVSMEVPKQPPACGDDDEKGKWESENASSNDFPESRKRKCPSSSNKKGVKHKKGADELLLDSVSRPLAKVGWFRIVLDEAQSIKNHRTQVARACWGLRAKRRWCLSGTPIQNAIDDLYSYFRFLRYDPYAVYKSFCSAIKIPISKNPAKGYPKLQAILQTIMLRRTKATLLDGKPIINLPPKVIELKKVEFTEEERDFYSRLESDSRAQFKEYAAAGTVKQNYVNILLMLLRLRQACDHPLLVRGFDSNSSQRLSIETAKKLPQERLTFLLSCLSSLSLCGICNDPPEDAVVAVCGHVFCNQCISEHLTGDDYQCPTANCKVRLGASSVFSNATLNSSLTELPSRESSLNSSGSKVAEVIGPYSEDSLYGSSKIKAALDVLKSLAKPQDDRLKISGCPEGSSGLQSGDSPNGYHEEKIPVTGESLNGSSKVLGEKAIVFSQWTRMLDLFEACLKSSSIQYRRLDGTMSVASRDKAVKDFNTLPEVSVMIMSLKAASLGLNMVAACHVLLLDLWWNPTTEDQAIDRAHRIGQTRPVTVLRLTVKDTVEDRILALQHKKREMVASAFGEDETGVRQSRLTVEDLEYLFMA; the protein is encoded by the exons ATGATGATGACTGGGGAGGATAACTATAATGGTAGCTCTGGTTTCTTGTCAACTGGTTATCCCTCGGCCGATTTTGAGTTCGATGGTCTAAGCATCGATCTCGACGACTTCAATCGCATTCTTGAAGAGACTCCTGGTTCTTTGCAG AGCAATCCAGAAGATCCATCATTTAGAAATATGTCTCAAGGGGAGTCGGCTCCTGAAACCAACCAATTTCAGAGTG AGTTGCTTTCATCGGAGTTTGCTTTTGGAGATCTTTTAAGATATCCTTCTGAGGCTTCAGATGCCAGGGCAGGGTCTCTAGGTGGCTTATTTGATTATCATAGGGAATTGGAACCGCCTGCACATGATTCTCTGGTCCAGACATCCTCTGCAAGTTTTCAAGACTTCTTTTCGACTGGTAAAGGGACATCCTGCACGGAGAGGGGTCAAATGTCTGTGCTTCAGATTCCTAGCTGTAGTACAGCATCTAGTTTTGCTGAGATAGATCACAACCTTGTGTTAGATCATGGagataatttaaattttgatcttGTGGATAATAGAAATGGTACAGAATCCAAGAATATCGCAGAGGAGTTTGACAACAAAA ATGCTTTGCACGACCTTTCTGTTGAGAACATGAACTTTGTATTTGATAATTGTGGTGCCATTCTAACTAATACGTTGGAAACCCCAGAAGCTCCTGAAAATGAGGTAGCTATGCCTATGGAGTTTTCCTCCGTTGATGCTAATTTGACTTCACATAATGTCACTTCTAATGAGTCTTCCTTTTGTCACGGTTATGATATTGTTAGTGATGTTAGTGATCCTTGTTCAGTTTTACCTAATTGCATGAATGGAGATGTTGGGTATTTTGCTCATTCCTCAATGCACTGTTGGTATAATTCctcaaattttatgtttaaagaaaGTAAGGAGGGTGAAGTGATTGAATTTCCAACTGAGAGTGCATGTTCAAGTAGTAGGATGATTTTTCATGATCAGGGAAGGACGAATAATGGTTCTGTGCCACAGCTCTCATTGACTGATTTCTCAGATGTAAAGCAACAGCATTTTGATGTTAAAGGAAATGGACATATTTTATCAGCATGTGGAAAGTTGTCATATACTGCTAATAATAGGCTTTTTGATGACAATGGATCAGTGCAACCATTCAATCGCATTGCTTTTTGTGCAAAGAATGAATATGATAAATTTGTTACACCTGGCAACATCTTCTGCCATTCTACTGAAGGTTTTGATAGAGCTGGATGGAGCAAATCTATTAACAGGGTTGATTCACTTGAAGAATCTAAGCAGTTCTTGTCTGATGTTCCGCCTATATCAAAAAAGGTATTAATGGTTAATGGCAAGGATGCTCATCATTCTCCTCAAGATATAAATCTAACTGTTAGTACTCAAACTTCCCTTGGTGGCGTGCATTTAGAGCAGTATTTACCCAGCTCTCACCCAATTACTTCATCCATGGTGCATTTTGGTTGTTTTGAGCATGAAAAAAGGAGCAGATTAATTCCTTCGAGAAGTATTGGTCTTTCAAAAGTTAGTCCTGAATCTATTCACAGCACTTCATCAGATTGCAGATCtcatgttgatgatgatcctgatATATGTATTCTTGAAGACATCAGTCAGCCTGCCCGCTCACATCAGTCCATGGTGCTCGTTAAGAAGACTCCTAGTCTGTCAAATGTTACATTTAGTAATCCGCATCATAACTCTGGAATGGGGGGTATCAGGCTCAAGGGAAATGATGAGCGGTTAATTTTTCGGGTTGCATTGCAG GGTCTTTCTCAGCCGAAGTCTGAAGCTAGTCCTCCAGATGGTGTTTTAACAGTACCTCTTCTGCGACATCAG AGAATTGCTTTGTCATGGATGACCCAGAAGGAGAAAGCTGGCTCACACTGTTGGGGAGGAATTCTTGCAGATGATCAG GGATTAGGAAAAACTGTATCAACAATTGCACTTATTCTTAATGAAAGGCCTCCTTCTTCTAGAGCATCTTCTCAAGATATGACTAAGGTTGGGATGGAAATGTTAAAtttggatgatgatgatgatgatgataaggaTGATGTGGGTGATGAGGAAGGGAGGAAGCAAGAATCTGACAGCAGTCAAGTTATGTCAAATGGTGCTTCAAATAAAAGCTCTTCTCCATCAGGGCAAGCAAAGGGAAGGCCGGCTGCTGGAACTCTCATTGTATGTCCCACAAGTGTATTGCGGCAATGGGCAGAGGAGTTGCATAATAAGGTGACGAGCAAAGCTAATCTCTCTGTTCTAGTATACCATGGAAGCAACAGAACTAAGGATCCTTTTGAGTTAGCAAAGTATGATGTTGTCATCACTACGTATTCTATTGTTAGCATGGAGGTCCCAAAGCAGCCTCCTGCTTGTGGAGATGACGATGAGAAAGGGAAGTGGGAAAGTGAAAATGCTTCATCTAATGATTTTCCAGAAAGCCGGAAAAGGAAATGCCCTTCTAGTTCTAATAAGAAAGGGGTGAAGCATAAGAAGGGAGCGGATGAATTGCTTCTTGATTCTGTTTCTCGACCTCTTGCAAAAGTTGGATGGTTTAGAATTGTTCTAGATGAGGCCCAAAGCATAAAAAACCATAGAACTCAAGTTGCTAGGGCCTGTTGGGGCCTTCGTGCTAAACGCAGATGGTGCTTGTCTGGGACTCCAATTCAAAATGCCATTGATGACCTTTATAGCTACTTCAGATTTCTGAGATATGACCCTTATGCTGTTTACAAGTCATTTTGTTCTGCCATAAAAATCCCAATTTCTAAAAATCCAGCAAAAGGGTATCCGAAATTGCAAGCTATCTTGCAGACAATAATGTTACGTCGCACCAAAG CTACACTTCTTGATGGGAAACCAATTATTAACTTGCCACCAAAAGTGATAGAACTGAAAAAGGTGGAATTCACAGAGGAGGAACGTGATTTCTACTCCAGACTGGAGTCCGATTCACGTGCTCAGTTTAAA GAGTATGCAGCCGCAGGGACTGTCAAACAAAACTATGTGAATATCTTGTTGATGCTTTTGCGTCTTCGCCAAGCCTGTGATCATCCTCTTCTAGTAAGGGGTTTTGACTCAAACTCTTCTCAGAGATTGTCAATTGAGACTGCAAAGAAGCTTCCTCAGGAGAGGCTAACATTTCTTCTGAGTTGTTTATCTTCTTTGTCCCTATGTGGCATCTGCAAT GATCCACCAGAAGATGCTGTTGTTGCTGTATGTGGTCATGTTTTCTGCAACCAATGCATCTCTGAACATCTCACTGGTGATGACTACCAGTGTCCCACTGCAAATTGCAAAGTTAGACTTGGTGCATCATCTGTGTTTTCAAATGCCACTTTAAACAGTTCTCTCACTGAGCTGCCTAGTCGGGAAAGTTCCCTCAATAGTTCTGGTTCTAAAGTTGCTGAGGTAATTGGGCCTTATTCAGAGGATAGTTTGTATGGTTCTTCCAAAATCAAGGCTGCCCTTGATGTCCTGAAGTCACTAGCTAAACCTCAAGATGATAGATTAAAGATTAGTGGCTGTCCAGAAGGTTCATCTGGCCTCCAATCTGGGGACTCACCAAATGGTTATCATGAAGAAAAAATTCCGGTTACAGGTGAAAGTTTGAATGGTTCTTCTAAGGTACTTGGAGAGAAAGCCATAGTTTTTTCCCAGTGGACGAGGATGTTGGATTTATTTGAAGCCTGTCTTAAAAGTTCTTCCATCCAATATAGAAGACTTGATGGAACTATGTCGGTTGCTTCTAGAGATAAAGCGGTGAAAGATTTCAACACCCTACCGGAG GTATCTGTTATGATTATGTCTTTGAAAGCTGCCAGCCTTGGGCTGAACATGGTTGCCGCTTGCCATGTTCTTCTGCTGGATCTTTGGTGGAACCCTACAACTGAGGACCAAGCAATTGATAGAGCACATCGAATTGGGCAGACTCGCCCTGTAACTGTTCTACGACTAACTGTGAAAGATACAGTTGAAGATCGTATTTTAGCTCTTCAG CATAAGAAGAGAGAGATGGTTGCATCAGCATTTGGGGAGGATGAAACTGGTGTTCGTCAGTCTCGTCTCACAGTAGAAGACTTGGAATACTTGTTCATGGCATGA